In Candidatus Bathyarchaeia archaeon, the following are encoded in one genomic region:
- the lysS gene encoding lysine--tRNA ligase — translation MSQKIIGRGTWYDKMAAKIIEREQKLGRSLDPIRTEMGIAASGFPHIGNLSDAARSFAVTLALREQGFKSELIAFADDKDGLRKVPAGMPKSLEEHLGRPVTDIPDIFGCHASYGEHMTLLLLEALDKCGIEYTFMSGTEVYRKGLFNEEIKTVLTNAKKIGEIVKEEVGQEKFLEVLPYFAVCENCGRIYTTKTYDFLPKEGKILYSCEGMEVKGRWLEGCGHKGEVDYRKGDGKLSWKGEFAVRWKALDIRFEAFGKEVADSVRVNDRICRDIFCWEPPSHAKYELFLDKSGKRLSKSAGVVFTPQTWFKYGSPQSLMLLMLKRFVGSRTLDVTDIPSYMNELDYLEDLYFGKKTVKDKRELAKLRGLYEYCWAMKPPHKPSTHVPYNILTFLAKMAPKGREEEFITETLRSYGYLQKNQTLDDELKRRIDYAFNWTKDFEEIKETEVSLTTEEKTATAELLEILKTEDEAEKIQNAIFDTAKKHGLQPASFFKILYTILIGVPQGPRLGPYIMTMGKQNVINALERALTNANAS, via the coding sequence ATGAGCCAGAAAATAATCGGTCGAGGAACATGGTACGACAAAATGGCAGCGAAAATAATCGAAAGAGAACAGAAACTAGGCAGAAGCTTAGACCCAATTCGAACCGAAATGGGCATAGCAGCTTCTGGCTTTCCACACATCGGCAATCTAAGCGATGCAGCGCGGTCTTTCGCCGTGACTTTAGCGCTCAGAGAGCAAGGCTTCAAATCTGAACTTATCGCTTTTGCAGATGATAAAGACGGACTAAGAAAAGTTCCAGCTGGAATGCCAAAATCGCTAGAAGAGCACTTAGGACGTCCAGTAACAGATATTCCTGACATTTTCGGTTGTCACGCAAGTTATGGCGAGCACATGACCTTACTGCTTCTGGAAGCACTTGACAAATGCGGAATAGAATACACGTTCATGTCTGGCACGGAAGTCTACCGAAAAGGATTGTTTAACGAAGAAATCAAAACCGTGCTCACCAACGCAAAGAAAATCGGAGAAATAGTCAAAGAAGAAGTCGGGCAAGAAAAGTTTCTAGAAGTTTTACCCTATTTCGCAGTCTGCGAAAACTGCGGACGCATATACACAACCAAAACCTACGATTTCTTGCCGAAAGAAGGCAAAATTCTCTACTCATGCGAGGGAATGGAAGTTAAAGGACGATGGCTTGAAGGGTGCGGACATAAAGGCGAGGTGGACTATAGGAAAGGCGACGGCAAATTAAGCTGGAAGGGCGAATTTGCAGTAAGATGGAAAGCTTTAGACATACGGTTTGAGGCTTTCGGTAAGGAAGTTGCGGATTCCGTGCGGGTGAACGACCGCATATGCCGAGACATATTCTGCTGGGAACCACCGTCCCACGCAAAATACGAGTTGTTCCTGGACAAGAGCGGCAAAAGGCTCTCAAAATCAGCTGGGGTAGTGTTTACTCCACAGACATGGTTTAAGTATGGCTCGCCTCAATCGCTTATGCTACTTATGCTGAAAAGGTTTGTTGGCTCGCGCACTTTAGACGTAACTGACATTCCTTCTTACATGAACGAGCTGGATTACTTAGAAGATTTGTATTTCGGAAAGAAAACAGTGAAAGATAAACGAGAACTTGCAAAACTTCGAGGACTCTACGAGTATTGCTGGGCAATGAAGCCACCACATAAGCCAAGCACCCACGTTCCCTATAACATTCTGACTTTTCTAGCTAAAATGGCGCCGAAAGGTCGCGAAGAAGAGTTTATCACTGAGACACTTCGAAGCTACGGTTACTTGCAGAAAAACCAAACACTTGACGATGAATTAAAAAGGCGGATTGACTACGCGTTCAATTGGACAAAAGATTTTGAAGAAATAAAAGAAACAGAAGTAAGCCTAACCACCGAAGAAAAAACTGCCACAGCAGAACTGCTTGAAATATTAAAAACCGAAGACGAAGCAGAAAAAATACAAAACGCCATATTCGACACAGCCAAAAAACACGGACTACAACCAGCCTCATTCTTCAAAATCCTATACACTATCCTAATAGGCGTACCACAAGGACCAAGGCTCGGACCATACATCATGACAATGGGAAAACAAAACGTAATAAACGCGCTAGAACGAGCACTGACAAACGCAAATGCGAGTTAA
- a CDS encoding NAD(P)/FAD-dependent oxidoreductase yields MKYDVIIVGAGPAGIFAALELTEKTKHNILMLDRGPDINQRKCPASRGFECVHCEPCLVLSGWGGAGAFSDGKLTLSTEVGGWLNEYVSSKELEELVNHVDSLYLKFGATEHVYGADVEKMEEIERKASLAGLKLIRQKIRHMGTERCAQTLRKMRQELNNKVDFKPRKDVKGLMVKNGTVEGVETVNGEKFFGKYVIVAPGRSGAEWLQAEAQALGLKTLNNPVDVGIRVEVLASVMEELTNALYEPKLVYYSKSFDDQVRTFCVAPYGEVITESYNGVLTVNGQSYAERKTENTNFAILVSTSFTEPFKEPIAYGKYLARLSNLLSGSVIIQRLGDLEAGRRSTAERISRSVIIPTLKNATPGDLSFVLPYRYLADIREMLQALDNLIPGIYSRDTLLYGVEVKFYSSKLQLSNCLETKINNLFTIGDGAGVTRGLVQASASGIIVAREIIKREKQKT; encoded by the coding sequence TTGAAATATGACGTAATAATCGTCGGCGCAGGACCCGCTGGAATATTCGCTGCTCTTGAACTTACAGAAAAAACCAAACATAACATTCTAATGCTGGACAGAGGACCAGACATAAACCAACGTAAATGCCCCGCAAGCCGCGGATTCGAATGCGTCCACTGTGAACCATGCCTAGTTTTATCCGGATGGGGAGGCGCCGGAGCATTCAGTGATGGCAAACTAACCTTGTCCACAGAAGTAGGCGGATGGCTCAACGAATACGTGTCTTCAAAAGAACTCGAAGAACTCGTCAACCACGTAGACAGTTTATACTTGAAATTCGGCGCAACCGAGCACGTTTACGGAGCAGATGTCGAAAAGATGGAAGAAATCGAACGAAAAGCATCATTAGCCGGCTTGAAGCTTATTCGCCAAAAAATCCGGCACATGGGCACAGAAAGATGCGCACAAACCCTTCGAAAAATGCGTCAAGAATTAAACAACAAAGTTGATTTCAAACCACGAAAAGACGTCAAAGGACTCATGGTGAAGAACGGCACAGTGGAAGGCGTCGAAACAGTAAACGGCGAAAAATTCTTTGGAAAATACGTTATCGTTGCGCCAGGCAGAAGCGGGGCAGAATGGCTTCAAGCAGAAGCACAAGCATTAGGCTTGAAAACATTGAACAATCCGGTTGACGTTGGAATAAGAGTGGAAGTTTTAGCCTCTGTTATGGAGGAATTAACAAACGCCCTTTACGAGCCAAAACTTGTTTATTACTCCAAATCCTTCGATGATCAAGTTCGCACTTTCTGTGTTGCGCCTTATGGAGAAGTCATAACAGAATCTTACAACGGAGTTTTAACAGTTAACGGACAAAGCTACGCGGAACGAAAGACAGAAAACACAAACTTCGCCATCCTCGTAAGCACGTCATTCACTGAACCGTTCAAAGAACCAATAGCCTACGGAAAATATCTTGCCAGACTCTCGAACCTTCTCAGCGGCAGTGTAATAATCCAACGACTAGGCGATTTAGAAGCAGGAAGAAGGTCAACAGCCGAAAGAATCTCACGAAGCGTCATCATTCCCACACTAAAAAATGCCACGCCAGGCGACCTCAGTTTCGTTTTGCCATACCGTTACCTCGCAGACATCAGAGAAATGCTTCAAGCCTTGGATAATCTGATTCCAGGCATCTATTCCAGAGACACTCTCTTGTACGGTGTTGAAGTGAAATTTTACTCCTCAAAACTTCAGTTGAGCAACTGCTTAGAAACAAAAATAAACAATCTATTTACCATTGGAGACGGCGCGGGCGTCACACGCGGACTAGTTCAAGCCTCAGCATCTGGCATCATCGTAGCCAGAGAAATTATAAAGAGAGAAAAGCAGAAAACGTGA
- a CDS encoding cupin domain-containing protein: protein MKISNYQNVEAKEADEGASKLKVRWLITKEMGAPNFAMRLFEMEPNGYSPLHSHPWEHEVFILEGEGHVVGGAGEKKFKPGDFIFVPPNEKHQFKNTGKKPLKFLCLVPHK from the coding sequence ATGAAAATTTCTAATTATCAGAATGTTGAAGCCAAAGAAGCAGATGAAGGCGCTTCAAAGCTTAAGGTAAGATGGCTTATCACAAAAGAAATGGGTGCTCCAAATTTTGCCATGAGACTTTTCGAAATGGAGCCCAACGGGTACAGCCCGCTTCACAGCCACCCATGGGAACATGAAGTGTTTATTCTCGAGGGAGAAGGGCATGTTGTAGGCGGAGCTGGAGAGAAGAAGTTTAAACCCGGCGACTTCATTTTTGTTCCTCCAAATGAAAAACACCAATTCAAAAATACTGGTAAAAAACCGCTTAAGTTTCTCTGTCTTGTTCCTCATAAATGA
- a CDS encoding UPF0147 family protein, whose translation MVRKKKLEEYEERIKQAMVVLGEVSEDNTTPRNIRRAAKDSINALQTTEYTPAVKASNAISILDEILQDPNMPPYTRVKLWNVMSILEAIKD comes from the coding sequence GTGGTTAGGAAAAAGAAGCTTGAAGAGTATGAGGAGCGGATAAAACAGGCGATGGTTGTGTTGGGTGAGGTTTCCGAAGATAATACGACTCCGAGAAATATTAGAAGAGCAGCTAAAGATTCCATAAACGCTTTGCAAACAACAGAGTACACGCCCGCCGTTAAAGCTTCAAATGCCATATCAATTTTAGATGAGATTCTGCAAGACCCGAACATGCCACCTTACACGCGGGTTAAATTGTGGAACGTAATGAGCATCTTAGAAGCCATAAAAGATTAA
- a CDS encoding Sjogren's syndrome/scleroderma autoantigen 1 family protein, which translates to MPTEKREEQDVKRMADLLRQGATLTELACPACASPLFRLKSGDLWCAKCEKKVIIVKEGEEPTKATSPMVLDTLEATVMAKVQELQNRIQQETDVGELEKLGKVLSELLENLEKIRKIKRT; encoded by the coding sequence TTGCCGACAGAAAAACGGGAAGAGCAAGATGTTAAACGAATGGCAGACCTGCTCCGACAAGGCGCAACCCTCACAGAATTAGCTTGCCCCGCTTGTGCTTCTCCACTCTTCAGACTAAAAAGCGGCGACCTTTGGTGTGCAAAATGCGAAAAGAAAGTTATAATTGTAAAAGAAGGAGAAGAACCAACAAAGGCAACAAGCCCCATGGTTCTCGACACACTTGAAGCAACAGTCATGGCTAAAGTGCAAGAATTACAAAACAGAATTCAACAAGAAACAGATGTGGGAGAACTCGAAAAACTAGGTAAAGTATTATCTGAATTACTGGAAAACCTTGAAAAAATAAGAAAAATCAAAAGAACCTAG
- the tmk gene encoding dTMP kinase: MKGKGIFICVEGLDGCGKTTQTKLLVRRLRKLGYDAVYTAEPTRGKIGNFIRRYCLHGGKRMPVVVEALLFAADRFEHVKDVILAALDEGSIVVSDRYVYSSMAYQGAAGLDLKWIEMINKHAIRPNLAIFIDVDPHTVIKRLKSKKSVMENLETQLKVREVYMQFVEKGELIRIDGNKSKKEVADAILKVVKKFLREKV, encoded by the coding sequence ATGAAAGGGAAAGGCATCTTTATTTGCGTTGAAGGATTAGACGGGTGCGGAAAGACAACGCAAACTAAACTTCTTGTTCGAAGGCTTAGAAAACTTGGGTATGATGCGGTTTACACGGCTGAACCGACTCGTGGCAAGATTGGAAATTTTATAAGAAGATACTGTCTACATGGCGGCAAGCGAATGCCTGTTGTAGTTGAAGCTTTGCTTTTTGCCGCTGACCGTTTTGAACATGTAAAAGACGTGATACTTGCCGCTTTGGATGAAGGAAGCATCGTGGTTTCTGACCGTTATGTTTATTCTTCCATGGCTTATCAAGGCGCTGCAGGACTCGACTTAAAATGGATTGAAATGATAAACAAACATGCAATACGCCCGAACCTAGCAATATTCATTGATGTTGACCCTCACACTGTGATTAAACGGTTGAAGTCTAAAAAGTCGGTGATGGAGAATTTGGAAACGCAGTTGAAAGTGCGTGAGGTTTACATGCAGTTTGTTGAAAAAGGTGAGCTTATCAGAATAGACGGTAACAAGTCTAAGAAGGAAGTTGCAGACGCCATTTTAAAAGTTGTTAAGAAGTTTTTGCGTGAGAAAGTCTAA
- a CDS encoding HD domain-containing protein, with protein MPKNYWGEIKDPVHGYVYITEAEKEIVDSYPVQRLHRLRQLAGAEYVYPGANHTRFEHSVGVMFLAGKTVESPNLSQKISEDEAEMVKIAALLHDVGHGPFSHVFEHLLDKELGKTHEDMTKWIITNSELKDKITKIGYKPEEIGKLAIGTLHKPKKTFLNQIISSAVDVDKLDFVVRDTHHTGAEYGYVDVFRLIHALDVLGENLAVDAGALSALESLIIARIESFKSIYFHRVGRAAQLMLAMAMEKANGELRLTSFKTADEYLAMDDYTVWTMLKNCKKSNAIITNLERRKMLKCAYERTFYEKDAMISNIFSQEAYRKQIQAEIAQKAKVEVETVIIDVPTVPSVPYHHSVLMEPMEIPVFYRTKEGKMVPQRLSEISKIFEVLKGFMNILRVYTLEENREEVGNAASEILGKIPTTAKISY; from the coding sequence ATGCCCAAAAACTATTGGGGCGAAATAAAAGACCCAGTCCACGGATATGTATACATAACCGAGGCAGAAAAAGAAATCGTAGATTCATATCCAGTTCAAAGACTACACAGACTCCGCCAATTAGCCGGCGCAGAATACGTTTATCCCGGAGCAAACCACACACGCTTCGAACATTCCGTCGGCGTCATGTTCCTTGCAGGAAAAACCGTGGAAAGCCCCAACCTATCACAAAAAATAAGCGAAGACGAGGCAGAAATGGTTAAAATCGCAGCACTGCTTCACGACGTCGGACACGGGCCGTTTTCTCATGTTTTTGAGCATCTACTGGATAAAGAACTCGGAAAGACGCATGAAGACATGACGAAATGGATAATAACAAACAGTGAATTAAAAGACAAAATCACAAAAATCGGATACAAACCCGAAGAAATAGGAAAACTAGCAATAGGCACTTTGCACAAGCCCAAAAAGACATTCTTAAACCAAATAATCAGCAGCGCAGTCGACGTTGACAAGCTAGATTTTGTCGTAAGAGACACACATCACACAGGCGCAGAATACGGCTACGTAGACGTTTTCCGATTAATCCACGCATTAGACGTTTTAGGCGAAAACCTAGCAGTAGACGCTGGCGCGCTTTCAGCCCTTGAATCACTAATAATCGCCCGCATAGAATCCTTCAAAAGCATATACTTCCACCGCGTCGGAAGAGCCGCACAACTCATGCTTGCCATGGCAATGGAAAAAGCAAACGGAGAACTCAGGTTGACAAGTTTCAAAACTGCCGACGAGTATCTTGCCATGGACGACTATACAGTGTGGACAATGCTAAAAAACTGCAAAAAATCAAATGCAATAATAACGAATCTGGAAAGGAGAAAGATGCTTAAATGCGCTTATGAAAGAACTTTCTACGAAAAAGACGCCATGATTTCAAACATTTTCAGCCAAGAAGCATACAGAAAACAAATACAAGCTGAAATCGCACAAAAAGCAAAAGTTGAAGTTGAAACTGTCATAATAGACGTGCCCACCGTGCCATCAGTCCCATACCACCATTCAGTCCTCATGGAACCAATGGAAATCCCAGTATTTTATAGAACAAAAGAAGGCAAAATGGTTCCTCAACGTTTGAGCGAAATCTCAAAAATCTTCGAAGTTCTAAAAGGATTCATGAACATACTGCGCGTTTACACGCTTGAAGAAAACCGCGAAGAAGTCGGCAATGCAGCGTCAGAAATTTTAGGCAAAATTCCAACAACTGCGAAAATATCCTACTAA
- a CDS encoding DUF126 domain-containing protein — translation MQSVTLKGRGIVEGQCKAEALVSRKPISFLGGVDPADGKIIEKNHDLCGECVKGKVLCFPHGHGSTVGSYVLYSLAKKNLAPKAIINQTADPVVVVGAIIADIPMIDQIDIKQIETGDLVEVDTCKGIVKILKRKETQKACI, via the coding sequence ATGCAATCAGTAACATTAAAAGGGCGTGGAATCGTCGAAGGACAATGCAAAGCGGAAGCGTTAGTGTCAAGGAAACCCATAAGCTTCTTAGGCGGAGTTGATCCAGCAGACGGAAAAATAATCGAGAAAAACCACGATTTATGCGGAGAATGTGTAAAAGGCAAGGTTTTGTGTTTTCCTCACGGGCACGGCTCAACTGTAGGCAGTTACGTGTTGTATTCTTTGGCAAAGAAAAATTTGGCACCAAAAGCAATAATCAACCAAACGGCAGACCCAGTCGTAGTCGTCGGCGCCATAATAGCAGACATTCCTATGATTGACCAAATAGACATTAAGCAAATTGAGACAGGCGACTTAGTGGAAGTTGACACTTGCAAAGGCATAGTGAAAATTTTGAAAAGAAAGGAGACTCAAAAGGCTTGTATTTGA
- a CDS encoding aconitase X catalytic domain-containing protein — protein sequence MYLTKEEERIYNGEFGWANQICMKILVRLGELFNATKLIPINSAHVSGVSYKTLGDAPADFLEAIANANVKTSVKATLNPHSIDKEYLCKKLPSDICKKQRQILEYFNKMGFKNSLTCTPYYLEKPRRGSHLAWAESSAVVYANSVIGAWTNREGGPSALAAAIIGKTPDYGVHRAENRQPQVLVNIESPLRNEVEFGALGIFLGKILEDKIPVIQGLQGASQDELKQLGASLASTGMVNMFYHNKKRVNASELEKVNVKTDDIKRTMEELTTATTEKPDLVFIGCPHCSPSEIRQIADCIGTRKVKAETELWICTSRFIKEKTRKYIEKIEQSGAHVITDTCTVVTWTDKLGIKTIMTNSAKTAHYAPTLNKADTILASLRACLKTALM from the coding sequence TTGTATTTGACAAAGGAAGAGGAGCGCATCTACAACGGTGAATTTGGCTGGGCAAACCAAATCTGCATGAAGATACTCGTGCGTTTGGGTGAACTCTTTAATGCAACAAAACTTATCCCGATAAACTCCGCGCATGTTTCTGGAGTTTCATACAAAACGCTCGGCGACGCCCCCGCAGATTTTTTAGAAGCAATAGCAAACGCAAACGTAAAAACAAGCGTAAAGGCAACATTAAACCCTCACAGCATCGACAAGGAATATTTATGTAAGAAACTGCCATCCGACATATGTAAAAAACAAAGACAAATTTTAGAATATTTCAATAAGATGGGTTTCAAAAATTCTCTCACATGCACGCCATATTACTTGGAAAAGCCAAGACGCGGCTCACATCTTGCATGGGCTGAATCGTCCGCTGTGGTCTACGCCAATTCGGTTATTGGAGCGTGGACAAACCGGGAAGGAGGACCAAGCGCTCTTGCCGCGGCGATTATTGGAAAAACACCAGACTATGGGGTTCACAGGGCTGAAAATCGTCAACCTCAAGTTTTGGTGAACATAGAAAGCCCGTTGCGGAATGAAGTGGAATTTGGCGCTTTAGGGATATTTCTTGGCAAAATTTTGGAAGACAAAATTCCAGTAATTCAAGGGTTGCAAGGCGCTTCACAGGACGAATTGAAACAGTTAGGCGCTTCTCTTGCATCAACAGGAATGGTTAACATGTTCTACCATAACAAAAAAAGAGTAAACGCCAGCGAACTTGAAAAAGTAAACGTGAAGACTGACGACATAAAGCGAACCATGGAAGAGCTAACAACCGCTACTACAGAGAAGCCAGACTTAGTTTTCATTGGATGCCCTCACTGTTCACCATCAGAAATCAGACAAATCGCAGATTGTATAGGCACAAGGAAAGTTAAGGCTGAAACAGAATTGTGGATTTGCACATCACGCTTCATAAAAGAAAAAACACGAAAATATATAGAAAAAATAGAGCAAAGCGGCGCCCACGTAATAACTGACACGTGCACTGTTGTCACATGGACTGACAAACTTGGAATTAAAACTATAATGACAAACTCAGCTAAAACAGCTCATTACGCACCAACATTAAACAAGGCAGACACTATACTTGCATCACTAAGAGCCTGTTTAAAGACAGCTCTCATGTGA
- the bgaS gene encoding beta-galactosidase BgaS: MKLPENFLWGVANSGFQFEMGDPNGRNIDPNTDWYIWVHDPSNIKKGIVSGDLPENGINYWDLYEQDHALAKKLGLNAYRIGIEWSRIFPNNTFAVEVGVERASDGRIAKIDIDEPVLEKLEKIANKEAVNHYRVVIEDLRAKDFKVFVCLNHFTLPLWIHDPITVHRTRMRMGPKGWVDENTIVEFTKYAAYTAWKLGDIVDNWATFNEPAVVPETGYMIPQSGFPPALNDFKTSRKAARHLVIAHARSYDAIKRFDTHKADEDSDSAANVGLIHNVIPTKPLSLEREHDVKAAEFMDNMHNQFFIQAVCYGWLDENLDGLKEKGEVKSYLEHRLDWIGVNYYSRFVTKGKKSILAKLFAGIPAIPEIVPNYGFACQPNTKSADGWPTSDLGWEIYPTGMLEALNKMKIYGKPLYVTENGIADEKDTLRPNFITEHLKVLEKAIKEKKIDVRGYFHWALTDNYEWAKGFGQKFGLYAVNLETKERISRKSADIYKRVIKDEQV; this comes from the coding sequence ATGAAACTTCCAGAAAATTTTCTCTGGGGCGTAGCCAACAGCGGGTTTCAATTCGAGATGGGCGATCCAAACGGAAGAAACATTGACCCCAACACAGACTGGTACATTTGGGTGCATGACCCTTCCAACATAAAGAAAGGCATCGTCAGCGGGGACCTACCAGAAAATGGCATAAACTACTGGGACCTTTACGAGCAAGACCATGCTCTTGCCAAAAAACTCGGTTTAAACGCTTACAGGATAGGAATTGAATGGAGCAGAATCTTTCCAAATAACACGTTTGCCGTCGAGGTTGGAGTGGAAAGGGCGTCTGATGGGAGAATTGCTAAAATAGACATTGATGAGCCAGTTCTTGAAAAACTTGAGAAAATAGCTAACAAAGAAGCGGTGAACCACTACAGAGTTGTAATAGAGGACTTGCGAGCAAAGGACTTTAAAGTGTTCGTTTGCCTAAACCATTTCACTTTGCCTTTATGGATTCATGATCCAATAACTGTTCACAGAACACGGATGCGTATGGGTCCTAAAGGGTGGGTTGATGAAAACACCATAGTCGAGTTTACAAAATATGCGGCGTATACAGCTTGGAAGTTGGGCGACATAGTTGATAATTGGGCAACTTTTAACGAACCCGCCGTAGTACCTGAAACAGGCTACATGATACCTCAATCCGGGTTTCCCCCAGCATTAAACGACTTCAAAACTTCAAGAAAAGCAGCGCGTCACCTAGTCATCGCCCATGCCCGTTCATACGATGCTATAAAAAGGTTTGACACACATAAGGCTGATGAAGACAGCGACAGCGCCGCTAATGTTGGGTTAATACACAATGTGATTCCAACGAAACCCCTCTCGTTGGAAAGAGAACATGATGTAAAAGCCGCAGAGTTCATGGATAACATGCATAATCAGTTTTTCATACAAGCCGTTTGTTATGGCTGGTTGGATGAAAACCTTGACGGATTAAAAGAGAAGGGAGAAGTGAAAAGTTATCTTGAACACCGCCTTGATTGGATAGGCGTGAACTACTACAGTAGATTTGTGACAAAAGGAAAGAAATCCATTCTGGCAAAACTTTTCGCGGGAATCCCTGCAATTCCAGAGATTGTTCCAAACTATGGCTTCGCTTGCCAACCCAATACCAAATCAGCAGATGGCTGGCCAACTTCAGATTTAGGATGGGAGATATACCCGACAGGAATGCTGGAGGCGCTAAACAAAATGAAAATCTATGGAAAACCACTCTACGTGACAGAAAACGGCATCGCAGACGAAAAAGACACGCTTAGACCAAATTTCATAACTGAGCACCTAAAAGTCTTAGAAAAAGCCATAAAAGAAAAGAAAATTGACGTACGCGGATACTTCCATTGGGCTTTAACTGATAATTACGAATGGGCTAAGGGCTTCGGTCAGAAATTTGGGCTATACGCGGTTAACTTAGAAACGAAAGAGAGAATAAGCAGAAAAAGCGCTGACATCTACAAAAGGGTAATAAAAGACGAACAAGTGTAA
- a CDS encoding MFS transporter encodes MVKSAVLFLIMLSTLSALGVGLLGPIYPIYVVNHFSASFIDVGLLYAVFCSIAAAFKALGGKLADTYGEEKVFLAGVATGATCSLCYMLASNLMHLYLIEFFFGISYALQRPSFLVLMTNISEKGRRGLFFGLSESIFDIAEATAAVLSAIIVSSVGFEPLFFACSACQATAGIFVLKSRATLNL; translated from the coding sequence ATGGTAAAATCCGCAGTCCTATTCCTAATAATGTTGAGTACTCTAAGCGCTTTGGGAGTTGGCTTGCTGGGTCCAATTTATCCAATCTATGTTGTTAATCATTTTTCCGCATCATTTATCGATGTAGGACTATTATACGCAGTTTTCTGCTCTATTGCGGCTGCTTTCAAAGCGCTAGGTGGAAAACTCGCTGATACTTATGGGGAGGAGAAGGTCTTCTTAGCTGGTGTTGCAACGGGCGCAACATGTTCTCTATGCTATATGCTCGCTTCAAATTTAATGCATCTCTACTTGATTGAATTTTTCTTTGGAATATCCTATGCACTCCAGCGTCCATCCTTCCTCGTCTTAATGACAAATATCAGCGAAAAAGGCAGACGCGGCTTGTTCTTCGGTTTATCTGAGTCCATTTTTGACATTGCTGAAGCTACCGCCGCTGTGTTATCAGCAATTATAGTGAGTAGTGTTGGATTCGAACCTCTTTTTTTCGCATGCTCAGCTTGCCAAGCGACAGCTGGTATATTCGTGTTAAAATCAAGAGCAACACTGAATCTCTAA